A genomic window from Emys orbicularis isolate rEmyOrb1 chromosome 24, rEmyOrb1.hap1, whole genome shotgun sequence includes:
- the LINGO3 gene encoding leucine-rich repeat and immunoglobulin-like domain-containing nogo receptor-interacting protein 3 → MLYTMTFWLPVLGLHWILLSTAPVEACPARCECAPQIKSVVCHRKRLTSIPEGIPTETKVLDLSKNRIRCLNPGDLSPYPLLEELDLSENIIVSVEPGAFSNLFHLQILRLRGNQLKLIPSGVFTKLTNLTLLDISENKIVILLDYMFQDLRNLKNLEVGDNDLVYISQRAFSGLLGLEQLTIEKCNLTAISAESLSYLQNLEVLRLRHLSISAVEDGNFKKLYNLLQLEIDNWPLLEDISPTSFQGLNLTSLSITYTNITAVPTAALRNLVYLMYLNLSYNPISTVPKGSFKDLLRLRELHMVGAFLVSVEPQAFSGLRQIRLLNLSNNFLSTLEESTFHSVNTLETLRVDRNPLACDCRLLWILQRRKTLNFDGQQPMCSSPPEIQGNALRDFPDSILFEYFTCQKPKIRDRKLQHITAREGQSVSFLCHADGEPVPAIIWVSPQHRMITTKSTGRATVLPGGTLEIRFAQVQDSGTYICIASNAGGNDTYFATLTVKGHPVDGSLYANRTLYLSEFNDTFHNNTQVFLKFTLDLKTILVSTAMGCITFLGVVLFCFLLLFVWSRGRGQHKNNFTVEYSFRKVDGPTTTAGQGSTRKFNMKMI, encoded by the coding sequence ATGCTCTACACAATGACATTTTGGcttccagtcctgggcctccaTTGGATTCTTCTGAGCACAGCCCCCGTGGAGGCCTGCCCGGCTCGCTGCGAGTGCGCTCCTCAGATCAAGTCGGTGGTGTGTCATCGCAAACGCCTCACCTCCATCCCCGAGGGGATCCCCACCGAGACCAAGGTTCTGGACCTCAGCAAGAACCGGATCCGCTGCCTGAACCCGGGGGACCTGTCCCCTTACCCTTTGCTGGAGGAACTCGATTTAAGCGAGAACATCATCGTCAGTGTGGAGCCCGGAGCCTTCAGCAACCTGTTTCACCTTCAGATCTTGCGGCTCCGAGGCAACCAGCTCAAGCTGATCCCTTCTGGAGTCTTCACCAAGCTGACCAATCTCACCCTCCTGGACATCAGCGAGAACAAAATAGTCATCCTGCTGGACTACATGTTCCAGGACCTGAGGAACCTGAAGAACCTGGAGGTGGGAGACAACGACTTGGTGTACATCTCCCAACGGGCTTTCTCTGGCCTCCTAGGCCTGGAGCAGCTGACCATAGAGAAATGCAACCTGACGGCCATCTCAGCCGAATCCCTTTCCTACCTCCAAAACCTGGAGGTCCTGCGGCTCCGACACCTCAGCATCTCCGCGGTGGAAGATGGGAACTTCAAGAAGCTCTACAATCTCCTGCAGCTGGAGATCGACAACTGGCCGCTGCTGGAGGACATCTCGCCCACCAGCTTCCAGGGCCTGAACCTCACGTCGCTCTCCATCACCTACACCAACATCACGGCAGTGCCCACGGCCGCCTTGAGGAACCTGGTGTACCTCATGTACCTGAACTTGTCTTATAACCCCATCAGCACTGTGCCCAAGGGCTCCTTCAAGGACCTCCTCAGGCTGCGAGAGCTCCACATGGTGGGTGCCTTCCTGGTCTCCGTGGAGCCTCAAGCGTTCTCTGGCTTGAGGCAAATCCGCCTCCTCAACCTCTCCAACAATTTCCTCTCCACCCTGGAGGAGAGCACCTTCCATTCAGTGAACACGCTGGAGACGCTGCGCGTGGACAGGAACCCGCTGGCCTGTGACTGCCGCCTCCTCTGGATCCTACAGCGCCGCAAGACGCTCAACTTCGACGGGCAGCAGCCCATGTGCTCCTCACCCCCTGAGATCCAGGGCAACGCCCTGCGTGACTTCCCGGACTCCATACTCTTTGAGTACTTCACCTGCCAAAAGCCCAAAATCAGGGACCGAAAATTGCAGCACATAACAGCCCGTGAAGGGCagtctgtctccttcctctgcCATGCAGACGGAGAGCCCGTTCCTGCCATCATTTGGGTCTCCCCTCAGCACAGGATGATCACCACCAAGAGCACTGGGCGAGCCACCGTCTTGCCCGGGGGCACATTGGAAATCCGCTTTGCCCAGGTCCAAGACAGTGGCACCTACATTTGCATCGCTAGCAATGCCGGAGGCAATGACACCTACTTTGCCACCTTGACGGTCAAGGGGCATCCCGTGGACGGCTCCCTTTATGCAAACCGGACCTTGTACCTCAGCGAGTTCAACGACACCTTCCACAACAACACGCAAGTCTTCTTAAAGTTTACACTGGACCTCAAGACCATCCTGGTCTCCACGGCCATGGGCTGCATCACCTTCCTTGGGGTCGTGCTCTTCTGCTTCCTGCTCCTCTTTGTGTGGAGCCGGGGGCGGGGACAGCACAAAAACAACTTCACCGTGGAATACTCCTTCCGCAAAGTGGATGGCCCCACCACCACCGCCGGGCAGGGCAGCACCAGGAAGTTCAACATGAAGATGATCTGA